AGCGCGTCCAGGTGTCGTACCGACCCGGACTGACCAAGTCTGACCCGGCCTGGGTCAAGCATCGATTCTACACAATGGGCTCAATTCTTAGCCGGTTGGCACGTCGGCCGCGACGGGTCGGATTCTACACGACGAGCAGATATCTCCTCCCCTACAGTCTGGCCTACAGACAGAACTTTCTTGAAGGAATTCCCGGCCCCTAGACTTCGCTGATCTGAGCGAATCCTTTTCCGCGAGAGCAAACACAGACCATCCAGTCGGCGGACCGGGCGTCCGGCTTTCTTCAAACTAGGGCACCGGTTCGACCCGGACAACCTCGGGCACGTTCTTCTTAAGCGTAGCCTCGACCCCGATAGCGAGCGTCATCGCCGCAAAAGGACAACCGGCGCAAGCCCCGGTCAACCGCAAACGTACCACGCC
This window of the candidate division WOR-3 bacterium genome carries:
- a CDS encoding NifU family protein — translated: MMLPETKEKVSRILAEQVRPGLQADGGDAELVEVTDDGVVRLRLTGACAGCPFAAMTLAIGVEATLKKNVPEVVRVEPVP